The Geobacter metallireducens GS-15 region AGTGGTCCTGTCGGCCCTCCTCCTTGCCGGCATCGCCGTGGCCTCGGTCCGGCTGTATCGGGTCGACCGGCGGCTCGCCTTCTGGGTCCTCTTTTTCTGGGTCGGGCTCCTGCCGGTTTCCCAGATCGTGCCGGTCATCTCGCTGCTGTACGACCACTATCTCTATCTCCCAATCATCGGCGCGGCCGCCTTGGCCGGATCGGGCGGGGCACTGCTGTGGGAGCGCCTGGCACCGGAGCGCCGTTTCCTGCTCTATGCGGTTGTGCTGCCGGTGCTGGCGGCCCTTTCCGTGGCCTCTTTTCAGCGGACCGGCGTCTGGAAGAATTCCCTGACCCTCTGGAGCGATGCCGTTGCCAAGGAACCGGGGAGCGATCTGGCATGGCAGATCCTGGGTGGATCGCTATTGGACGTTGGCAGGATTGCGGAGGCCAGGGAGGCTTATCAGCGGGGCTTTGCGCTCAATCGGTCAAATACGGAGATCCTCCATGCCCTGGGGCAGATTGCCACCAACACGGGGGAGCTTGACCAGGGATACCGGATGCTGAAGAGGCTCCTGGAGCTGAAGCCCGATTACGTCTCCGGCTGGGCCAGTCTTGGCACCAATTACATGAAACGGGGCGACTACGGGGAGGCTGAAAGGGCATACCAGCGCGCACACTCTTTGCAACCGGAGGCGTGGCAGGTGGTGTCCTTGCTGGGGAATCTGGCGCTGACCCGGGGGCGCCTGGAAGAGGCCCGCGGATACTTCGTGCAGGTGGAGGCACAGGCGCCGGGGGACGCCGCCAATGCCTATGCCCTGGCGAGCGTCGAGGCCCTGTCGGGCAATGCCGATGCCGGCCTCGCCTGGCTGGAGAAGGCCGTGCAGCGGGGGTACGACGACTTCGGACGGATGTACGACGATCCGCGGCTGTCGGCCCTGCGGGACAGCCCGCGCTTCGACCGCCTGGTGCGGAACAATGCTGGAAGATAGGATGCTTGTGACGATGATACGTGGTGCCGGATGGCGATGCGATGAGCCCTGTTATTTATCCTTGGCGGATTTCGAATCATGAAACTGTCGGTGGTGATGCCGGTTTACAACGAGAAGGCAACCCTTCGTGCCATCTATGAACAGGTGGCGGCGGTGACGATCGACAAGGAGATAATTCTTGTGGATGACTGCTCCACCGACGGCACCCGGGAGATCGTCAGGGAACTGGGTGCCACTGGGGCCACGGTGGTTCTCCATGACCGGAACATGGGGAAGGGGGCTGCCTTGAGGAGCGGCTTCCGGCATGTTACGGGGGACGTGGTTCTCATTCAGGATGCCGATCTTGAGTACGATCCGGGACAGTACCCGCTGCTGATCCAGCCGATTCTGAACGGCGAGGTCGATGTGGTCTATGGCTCCCGGTTCCTCTCCGGGGAACGCAGCCTCGGCATGTCGTTCTGGAACAGGGCCGGGAACAGGATACTGACATATCTTTCCAACACGCTGACAAAACTGGAGCTGACCGACGTCGAAACCTGTTACAAGGTCTTCAGCAGGGACGTCCTGGAGCGGATCACCATAGAAGAGAACCGGTTCGGCTGTGAACCGGAGATCACCGCAAAGCTGGCGAAACTGGGGGTGAGAATACGTGAGGTCGGGATATCATATCGCGGCAGAACATCCGCCGAGGGGAAGAAAATCGGCTGGAGGGATTTCATTTCGTCGGTGAGATGCATAGCCAAGTATACTTTGACGTGATGGGTTGATAACGTCACGGAAGCGTACTGCCGTTTCACGCTAAAGATCGGGGGTGAGTTGCTTGAAGAACAAAATGATCGGCTTTTTCCTGATGGTGTTTTTCTGCTCGATACAGGCAGTTTTTGCCGCGGATGACACCGGAACCATCACCGGCAAATGGATCACCAAGGAGTACGGCCCCATGACTGACGCGCAGGTGCTGCTGTTCAACGTGGCCAAGGGTCCTCCTCCGGCAGGCCACAAGTATCTGCGCACCCCCGATATGGGAACCCCCGTCGACCAGGAGGGGGGATTCCGGGTGCAGGCCCCTGCCGGCAGGTACTACCTGGTCATGCTTAAACGGGTGGACCCCAACAGCGCCGGCCCTCCCCGGGAAGGGGATCCGCAGTATTACGCCCGGGACAAGAAGGGGAAACCGAAGGAGTTCGTGGTGAAGGCCGGAAAAACCACGAATATCGGCACCATCACCGAGGCGGTCCCCTACCGGAAAGGGGTGGCCGCCGTCAAGGACGGCACGACCGGTATCGAAGGGACCGTAACCGACAAACAGGGGCAACCCGT contains the following coding sequences:
- a CDS encoding tetratricopeptide repeat protein — translated: MNFFSLKREQALDFVCLAVVVLAVYGRALGHDFQTNWDDNWYVLYNEAVRGFSWDHIRSAFTGYFGGYYAPVQVVSYMLDYSLWGLWPGGFILTNILLHLLNGLLIYRLLLGWYGQRLVALVASAIFLVHPVQVEAVAWISQRKSLLALLFFLIAWKQYCRYRLAPTGRGRWSYGASCGAFLLSLLAKPTTVVLPVILVLYDHCFADGDRRSRYADKVPYVLLAGIFSALTLYTQSPEVAEGGRTAYHGGSPLGTLYTMLPVFCRYLEMLVWPAGLSAAYAPPIRQAVDATVVLSALLLAGIAVASVRLYRVDRRLAFWVLFFWVGLLPVSQIVPVISLLYDHYLYLPIIGAAALAGSGGALLWERLAPERRFLLYAVVLPVLAALSVASFQRTGVWKNSLTLWSDAVAKEPGSDLAWQILGGSLLDVGRIAEAREAYQRGFALNRSNTEILHALGQIATNTGELDQGYRMLKRLLELKPDYVSGWASLGTNYMKRGDYGEAERAYQRAHSLQPEAWQVVSLLGNLALTRGRLEEARGYFVQVEAQAPGDAANAYALASVEALSGNADAGLAWLEKAVQRGYDDFGRMYDDPRLSALRDSPRFDRLVRNNAGR
- a CDS encoding glycosyltransferase family 2 protein — its product is MKLSVVMPVYNEKATLRAIYEQVAAVTIDKEIILVDDCSTDGTREIVRELGATGATVVLHDRNMGKGAALRSGFRHVTGDVVLIQDADLEYDPGQYPLLIQPILNGEVDVVYGSRFLSGERSLGMSFWNRAGNRILTYLSNTLTKLELTDVETCYKVFSRDVLERITIEENRFGCEPEITAKLAKLGVRIREVGISYRGRTSAEGKKIGWRDFISSVRCIAKYTLT
- a CDS encoding carboxypeptidase-like regulatory domain-containing protein produces the protein MSCLKNKMIGFFLMVFFCSIQAVFAADDTGTITGKWITKEYGPMTDAQVLLFNVAKGPPPAGHKYLRTPDMGTPVDQEGGFRVQAPAGRYYLVMLKRVDPNSAGPPREGDPQYYARDKKGKPKEFVVKAGKTTNIGTITEAVPYRKGVAAVKDGTTGIEGTVTDKQGQPVAGIRVFAYEAAEMQGMPRYASNETGADGKYVLVLTGKGTYFLKARTHYGGGKPAEGEFLGAYGSGPVVVDGGQLRQGIDIQVTRFSTQQRKQQ